AGCTCATTAAGGTTTCAAATCGAATTTACATAGTATTTGCCTATTTATCTTGCAGTTGTTTAGGATTCATGTATTTGGTTCTTGATACTGTATCAATAGTTTGGATTTTTCtgtttatctaaaaaaattagATAGTTAACCGAGAACGGGAGATGATAATCCATTATTGATATTTGAATTTCAGGAGAAGGCTCTTCACCATGATTAATAACCTGCCCACTGTTTATGAAGTTGTGACGGGGGTTGCTAAAAAGCAATCAAAAGCCCCCAATGGCAGCAGCAAAAGCAGCAAGTCTAACTCTAAAGTAAGTAAATATTTGTGGCTCAAAAGCAAGTATATGTTGCCACTTGTCAGATGCATTACATCTTGCTAATGTTGTCGAGGCAACACCTCAGCTCATTTGTTCGCCTTCTCTTTCAGCCATCAAAACAGACCAACTCTAACAGCAAGCCTGCGAAGCCGGCTCACCCAAAAGAGGAGGAGGACAGTGGCCGGGAGGACGCGGAAGAGGAGGACCAGGCATACCTTTGTGGCTCCTGTGGGGAGAGCTATGCAAACGGCGAGTTCTGGATCTGCTGTGACGTCTGTGAGAAGTGGTTCCACGGCAAGTGCGTCCGCATCACcccggccaaggcagagcaCATCAAGCAGTACAAGTGCCCCAGCTGCAGCAGCAAGCGGAGCCGGGAATGACGGCGCCTGGGGACGGGACATGCTCCCTGTTGACAGTCGTGTTTAGAATCATTAGGAAGCGGTGAAGCGGTGTCAATAACCGCTTCACCTGTAGTGGACCGGTGCATACACCGGCTGTTATACTTGTTTAATGGTGCGATGCTGTTGTTGTAATAGACATGGTGCTAGCTAGTGGTGATGTGTTAGCAGGCTAACTGCTGTCATCGTAGTGTGAGATGAACTGCTGGAGTTTGGAAGCTCTCATGTTCAGTAATTAAGTGTTGGGTTAGTGTGTATGATGATTGCCTCCTGATTGCCACATCAGCATGTGATTCTGGCGAAGCTAGAGCAGACGTTGATGATGAACTTAACTGCTGAGTATTAGGACCCAGAAAGGAAGGTCTGATTCTCTAGGAGAAATTGCTGCTGAAACAAGCGGTGAAATTACAGGCAGATGTAGTTC
This window of the Panicum virgatum strain AP13 chromosome 1K, P.virgatum_v5, whole genome shotgun sequence genome carries:
- the LOC120705352 gene encoding PHD finger protein ALFIN-LIKE 7 isoform X2, whose amino-acid sequence is MPEKENLCLYGLPNETWEVTLPAEEVPPELPEPALGINFARDGMIEKDWLSLVAVHSDAWLLSVAFYFGARFGFDKDARRRLFTMINNLPTVYEVVTGVAKKQSKAPNGSSKSSKSNSKPSKQTNSNSKPAKPAHPKEEEDSGREDAEEEDQAYLCGSCGESYANGEFWICCDVCEKWFHGKCVRITPAKAEHIKQYKCPSCSSKRSRE
- the LOC120705352 gene encoding PHD finger protein ALFIN-LIKE 7 isoform X1, with amino-acid sequence MDGEGGGAAAVHHNTRSPEDVFRDFRARRAGIVKALTTDVEKFYQMCDPEKENLCLYGLPNETWEVTLPAEEVPPELPEPALGINFARDGMIEKDWLSLVAVHSDAWLLSVAFYFGARFGFDKDARRRLFTMINNLPTVYEVVTGVAKKQSKAPNGSSKSSKSNSKPSKQTNSNSKPAKPAHPKEEEDSGREDAEEEDQAYLCGSCGESYANGEFWICCDVCEKWFHGKCVRITPAKAEHIKQYKCPSCSSKRSRE